Proteins encoded within one genomic window of Lynx canadensis isolate LIC74 chromosome B4, mLynCan4.pri.v2, whole genome shotgun sequence:
- the PARVG gene encoding gamma-parvin isoform X3 — protein sequence MAARAGKAEMEPESLYNLLQLPKAVGRPAEEELPRGEKKKYLPPTSRGDPKFGELQKVLMEWINAKLLPEHIVVRSLEEDIFDGLILHHLFQMLTGLRLDVEEMALTVPNQRRKLEAVLEAVNRSLQAEDEPLKWSVDAIFNKDLLATLHLLVALAKRFQPDLPLPTNVQVEVITMESTKSGLKSEKSMEQLTECSTDKDPATKDVFDELFKLAPEKVNAVKEAIVNFVNQKLDRLGLSVQNLDTQFADGVLLLLLIGQLEGFFLHLKEFYLTPTSPAEMVK from the exons GGCCGGCAAGGCAGAAATGGAGCCGGAATCCTTGTACAACCTGCTGCAGCTTCCGAAGGCGGTGGGCCGGCCGGCGGAGGAGGAGCTCCCACGAG gagaaaagaagaagtaCCTGCCACCCACCTCGCGGGGGGACCCCAAATTTGGAGAGCTGCAGAAG GTGCTGATGGAGTGGATCAATGCCAAGCTCCTCCCGGAGCACATCGTGGTCCGCAGCCTGGAGGAGGACATATTCGATGGGCTCATCTTGCACCACCTTTTCC AGATGCTGACCGGGCTCCGGCTGGACGTGGAGGAGATGGCTCTCACGGTCCCCAACCAGAGGCGCAAGCTGGAGGCCGTCCTGGAGGCGGTCAACCGCAGCCTGCAGGCAGAAGATGAGCCGCTCAAGTGGAGCGTGGACG ccaTCTTCAACAAGGACCTGCTGGCCACCTTGCATCTCCTCGTGGCCCTGGCCAAGCGCTTCCAGCCCGACCTGCCCCTCCCGACCAACGTCCAGGTGGAGGTGATCACCATGGAG agcACCAAAAGTGGTCTGAAGTCTGAGAAGTCGATGGAACAGCTCACTGAATGCAG CACAGACAAGGACCCAGCTACCA AGGACGTCTTTGATGAATTATTTAAACTGGCTCCGGAGAAAGTGAACGCTGTGAAAGAG GCCATTGTGAACTTTGTCAACCAGAAGCTGGATCGCCTGGGCCTGTCTGTGCAGAATCTGGACACCCAG TTTGCAGACGGGGTCCTCTTACTCTTGCTGATTGGACAACTGGAAGGCTTCTTCCTGCACTTGAAGGAGTTCTACCTCACTCCCACCTCTCCTGCGGAAATG GTGAAGTGA